The nucleotide window agctCTTGGGTCAAAAGTAAAGAATGAATAGAATACTTGTTAAAGTCAGATTTTTGTCataattttttaatgtttgctaTCATTTTGGTAATTGCTAATTCTACTTCTATTGTGGCGTTTGATAGCtatgtgaaaatgtttattttttccattaccATATTAAGGTTTACATTGAAGTACCACCTTAAATATCTGAGATATTGTGGGGAGTGTTGCAatttttcttttagccaaaGGGAGGGTAATTATTTTCTCATAATTTTTGTCAGTCCCTAAATGtgtccttctcttctctcagtcACCATGTCTGCTGGAGGAGATAAGTCCAAGTCTGCTTCCCAGACTGACGGGAAGGCCGCTCAGAACAAGATGTCTGAGATGGGCACAATGTCTTACAAGGTatagtacacacacatgcaatataTGATCaaacatctaaaaataaatcacacaatctttttttcacatggtGTGGAGCAGCTGGCCTCAAACTAACAGTTTAGCCTCTGGGCGGATGTCTATTATCACAACTTGCTAGTTCCTATAGCTCTGTGAGGGGGTGGCTGACAGCTACAACTGCCAGAAAAATGCAATGCGAGGCCTCTATGTGTTAAGTCAACTGTAGCTGTCAAAACAACACACTTTTGCTTCACCTCGCCTTTCTCCTCTATCACTCtatcactccttccttcctacgtCTACTCTCCTCAGTTGTTGATGTTGACTTTCTCGCCCAtgttctcatttttatttttccactccTCTCAACCATCCAGATGTGTGTGTACGACCAGGAGAACTTCCAGGGCCGTTGTATCGAGATCACTGGcgagtgtatgaatgtgtgcgAGATGGGAATGGACAGAGTGCGCTCCCTGCGTGTTAACTGTGGACCGTAAGTTGCCTGTACCtttacagccacacacacatacccacacatgcaagaaaacatactgtacacagcaCCCACACTTGTCCGAGTGAGCACAGAGTAGGTGATTTCACAGTTGTACCTTCCCATTATCTGAAATTTCACACTATGCGTTTCAGGCTTTTGGCTAATGCTTTTATCCCGAGTGATTTTCAGAGAGTGCAGCAGTGGAGTGAACTCAAATACCTAAATTACACACATAACAAAGCAACACACAGCTAGGACTGTGACTAGAGCAGTGCAGCAATTTTAATGTGTtgtccattaaaataaaaggatTTAAGCACTAATGGGATACAGAGAACATTTATGCCAAATTAATCCACCaccttccctcctctttcttccatGTGAACTTTCCTTACCTCCTCAGCTTCGTGGGCTATGAGCAGATGAACTTCTGTGGTGAGATGTTCATCCTGGAGAAGGGCGAGTACCCCCGTTGGGACTCCTGGAGCAACAGCCAGAGGAATGACTACCTGCTGTCCTTCAGGCCTGTCCGCATGGTAAAGCCCTCTTTCTGTTTTACCTTTCTGAGAATGAAATGCTCTCCTGGCTTTGACGCCCATTTTCCATACTCTTGATGGTAGTTTGCTTTACTTTTCTTAATCTCTGTCTGTATCTGGCCATTTTCCAACTgctctccccttttttttctatctccATCATCTTCCAGGACCCCGAGAAGCACAAGATCTGCCTGTATGAGGTCGGAGAGTTCAAGGGTCGTAAGATGGAGATCATGGACGATGATGTTCCTAGCCTGTTCTCTTATGGCTTCACCGACAGAGTTGGCAGCATCATGGTTAGCTGTGGAACGTGAGTATTGTGGCAACGTGTTACAAgttgattttaaatgtatcatttgGCTTTATGGTAAAAAcccttattcactttcttgccaagagttggACAAGAACATTAATACCACTCACATCTCTGTCTGACAAGAGCCAGGCTACCTGTTTCCCCctatttaatgtctttatgctaagctaaccagctgctacTGGCTGTATGGTAAATATAAAAGCACAGACAGAACAGCTGTATCCATTTTTTcaaaaaagagaataataaaGCTATCTCCCAGAATGTCGAAACATTTCTTCAAACACCAAGAAGACCTGCCTCTGCTTTTTATGTCTGGCTGTAGAGTTGAAAGTCAGCTATTGCAAGTCTCTTCTCTAATTGCAACTCCAGACTGTTAAagcatacattttttaagagTTGGCTACAAACACTACACCCTGTTTTTGCAACAACTGCGTCAGACCATTTGTGACGTGACTGTCAAACTGAGAGAAACAGCAGCATAATCATCTACTATCTGAGCGCTCTAAGTGTCGGCCTGGGAGTGAGCTCAGGAATAGAGGCTTTTTCATTAGCAGCTAGCCGAGGGTGTCATGAACGTCAGCAGCTCAGTGCCTTTCTGCACTTAGGTGTGTGGTAACAGACAAGGTTCTTTAACTGCTGTGATTACTTCATTTGTAGCACTTCAGGCTACCTGAAACAAACAGCTGGAAGGCACATTGCCCCTCAGCAGCAGAACTAGCAGATCAATATCATTATTTGTTAAAAGATGTCTGTCCTCCTTGATTTCTCCGCATCTGTCTTTCTAGCATCGTTCTCTCacattttgcttgtttgttaCACATCTGTCAGCCTtgagattttgttttttgaatcAATTCTCCTGTCATTTTCTCAGTTCAATTATGaa belongs to Scomber scombrus chromosome 2, fScoSco1.1, whole genome shotgun sequence and includes:
- the crybb1l2 gene encoding crystallin, beta B1, like 2; this encodes MSAGGDKSKSASQTDGKAAQNKMSEMGTMSYKMCVYDQENFQGRCIEITGECMNVCEMGMDRVRSLRVNCGPFVGYEQMNFCGEMFILEKGEYPRWDSWSNSQRNDYLLSFRPVRMDPEKHKICLYEVGEFKGRKMEIMDDDVPSLFSYGFTDRVGSIMVSCGTWVGYQFPGYRGCQYVLEKGDYRHFNEFGARSPQMQSIRRIRDMQWHPHGCYTQSAK